The proteins below come from a single Treponema phagedenis genomic window:
- a CDS encoding M23 family metallopeptidase: MKKNSYYPVIITVLILGSLFCFTSIIKETSQNPVDEIEGKGGGDLHLPTERPDTQEKTIDLPDLYYTVYEVQQGDMVGTIASKYGISQDAIISVNKLRNTRALQIGQLLKIPSIDGIIYTVQENDTPEKIADTYQISLEKLALVNNVTDNVITPSSVIFLPDAKLNWVTLQEINGDLFRKPLRGGYYISSRYGWRNDPFTGTRSFHNGLDMVSRRGTPVYPALEGKVIATGYSTVYGNYVIIRHHSGYQTLYGHMQTISVSSGRWVDTSTRIGSVGNTGRTTGPHLHFTIYKNGATINPSTMLK, encoded by the coding sequence ATGAAGAAAAATAGCTATTATCCTGTCATTATCACAGTTTTAATATTAGGTTCACTTTTTTGCTTTACTTCTATTATAAAAGAAACTTCGCAAAATCCGGTTGATGAAATTGAAGGAAAGGGTGGCGGAGACTTGCATTTACCTACCGAACGTCCTGATACTCAAGAAAAAACAATTGATTTACCTGATTTATACTATACAGTGTATGAGGTGCAGCAAGGCGATATGGTGGGAACTATTGCGTCAAAATACGGGATAAGTCAAGATGCTATTATTAGCGTAAACAAACTGCGTAACACACGAGCGTTACAGATAGGGCAGCTATTAAAGATTCCTTCAATAGACGGCATTATTTATACAGTTCAGGAAAATGATACTCCTGAAAAAATTGCCGACACATATCAGATTTCTTTGGAAAAACTTGCTTTAGTGAATAATGTTACGGATAATGTGATTACGCCCTCATCGGTTATTTTCTTGCCCGATGCAAAACTGAACTGGGTCACCTTACAGGAAATTAACGGCGACCTTTTTCGAAAACCCCTGCGCGGCGGATATTATATTTCGTCCCGCTACGGATGGCGTAATGACCCTTTTACCGGAACACGCAGCTTTCATAACGGGTTGGACATGGTGAGCCGACGCGGAACTCCTGTGTATCCTGCTTTGGAAGGAAAAGTGATAGCAACGGGATATAGCACAGTATACGGCAACTATGTCATTATCCGCCATCATTCAGGGTATCAGACTCTTTACGGGCATATGCAAACAATTTCGGTTTCTTCGGGGCGCTGGGTTGACACATCCACTCGGATAGGATCCGTGGGAAATACCGGACGAACAACAGGTCCGCACCTTCATTTTACTATCTACAAAAACGGCGCAACAATCAACCCGAGTACCATGCTCAAATAG
- a CDS encoding ATP-binding cassette domain-containing protein, producing MALITVKNLTYGYSEATNIKAISDVNFTIERGEYIVLAGKNGSGKSTLAACLAGLIEPVAGSIALEQSLIKAEKNNPNSEYTVPIALIFQNPNNQIIAETPELDIAFGLENLGVATKEMHKKVACMIEYCKLKNLFDAEIEDLSTAEKQRLVFGNARILQPALLVADEPSAMLSSKEQEILKSFLTDFHQAGGTLILISHNIDEIKNAERVLVMNQSKLVFDGKPDELLQKESEVLEEWGIIAKPLQKLQDSSAERKTFCSFTDASFGHVDNFSAEIQSGAITAVCGESGIGKTQLLEIIAHIQSLSKGSCQIHNEATMAFAVQETEAALFEEFVVDDIAYTLKIAGVPNEEILKKVESAMNLVGLSYDVFKDRKTFSLSGGEKRKAALAGIFIADPDVVLMDNPCAGLDIKSRGELLSSVMELKARGKTVVFTTNNPEEIAIADFCLNLNDYRADLTQTVKEAAHQNFSKQQDIDPQIAGIKKRLDTMAEIKKIRREVKNSDTLARHFFTIHPLIKFLITLCFIVATLAANQNGIIVIIIAALAFAFFCSYPIMRLIKGIAKIFLWLAIIAALQYLLLRDLQSVILFLLRFFALYIPLVLYTFINTPTEIMHAIEDFLFPLKALGIPVRNISFIFAIIFRFIDILREEAFKISIARLIRRGLGKSQQKKGNRLLALVSLFVPLILRTLIRADALSQAVKLRYYSPTGNTRYQKYRINLFSLLLLALFFSATAYICFF from the coding sequence TATTCCGAAGCAACAAACATAAAAGCAATCTCCGATGTAAATTTCACTATTGAGCGGGGAGAATACATTGTGCTTGCAGGGAAAAACGGTTCGGGAAAAAGCACCCTCGCCGCATGTCTTGCCGGACTTATTGAACCTGTTGCCGGCAGTATTGCTTTGGAGCAATCGCTTATAAAGGCTGAAAAAAATAATCCTAATTCAGAATATACGGTTCCGATAGCACTTATCTTTCAGAATCCCAATAATCAAATAATTGCTGAAACGCCTGAATTGGATATCGCATTCGGGTTAGAAAATCTTGGTGTTGCAACTAAAGAAATGCACAAAAAAGTAGCTTGCATGATTGAGTACTGCAAGCTGAAAAATCTTTTTGATGCGGAAATAGAAGATTTAAGCACTGCTGAAAAACAGCGACTTGTTTTCGGAAATGCACGAATTTTACAGCCGGCGCTGCTTGTCGCGGACGAACCCTCTGCAATGCTCAGCTCCAAAGAGCAGGAAATCTTAAAAAGTTTTTTAACCGATTTTCATCAAGCGGGCGGGACTCTTATTCTGATAAGCCACAATATTGACGAAATCAAAAATGCAGAGCGCGTTTTGGTGATGAATCAATCAAAACTTGTTTTTGACGGCAAACCGGATGAGCTTTTACAAAAAGAGTCTGAGGTTTTAGAAGAGTGGGGGATTATCGCAAAGCCTTTACAAAAACTCCAAGATTCTTCCGCCGAACGCAAAACTTTTTGCTCCTTTACAGATGCAAGCTTCGGGCATGTCGATAATTTTTCCGCAGAGATCCAAAGCGGTGCAATTACGGCGGTTTGCGGTGAATCGGGAATTGGAAAAACGCAATTACTTGAAATCATTGCGCATATTCAATCTTTATCAAAAGGTTCTTGCCAAATTCACAATGAGGCGACAATGGCTTTTGCCGTGCAGGAAACCGAAGCCGCATTATTTGAGGAATTCGTAGTTGATGATATCGCGTATACGCTAAAAATTGCCGGAGTTCCCAATGAGGAGATTCTAAAAAAAGTTGAATCCGCAATGAATCTTGTCGGCTTATCGTATGATGTTTTTAAAGACAGAAAAACATTCTCTCTTTCAGGCGGCGAAAAACGAAAAGCCGCGCTTGCGGGAATTTTTATAGCCGACCCCGATGTTGTCTTGATGGATAATCCCTGTGCGGGACTTGATATAAAAAGCAGAGGAGAATTACTATCTTCTGTCATGGAACTAAAAGCAAGAGGAAAAACTGTGGTGTTTACCACCAATAATCCGGAAGAAATTGCAATCGCAGACTTTTGCCTAAATTTAAATGACTATCGGGCGGATTTAACACAAACCGTGAAGGAAGCTGCTCATCAAAATTTTTCAAAACAGCAGGATATTGATCCACAAATTGCGGGGATTAAAAAAAGACTTGATACAATGGCTGAAATAAAAAAAATAAGAAGAGAGGTAAAAAATTCCGATACTTTAGCACGGCATTTTTTTACCATACATCCTCTTATCAAATTTTTAATAACCCTTTGTTTTATTGTTGCAACTCTTGCCGCAAATCAAAATGGTATTATTGTGATTATTATAGCAGCCCTTGCCTTTGCGTTTTTTTGCTCTTATCCGATTATGCGCTTAATCAAAGGTATTGCAAAAATATTTTTATGGCTTGCAATTATTGCGGCTCTCCAATATTTATTACTACGAGATTTGCAGTCCGTCATTTTATTTTTGCTTCGCTTTTTTGCTTTGTATATTCCTTTAGTTCTTTACACCTTTATTAATACCCCTACGGAAATAATGCATGCAATCGAGGATTTTTTGTTTCCGCTCAAAGCACTTGGTATTCCCGTACGAAATATTTCTTTTATTTTTGCAATTATTTTTAGATTCATCGATATTTTACGGGAAGAAGCTTTTAAAATCAGTATTGCTCGGCTTATCAGAAGGGGATTAGGAAAATCTCAACAAAAAAAAGGAAATCGACTTCTTGCGCTTGTGTCGCTTTTTGTGCCGTTGATTTTAAGAACACTTATACGAGCGGATGCGTTAAGTCAAGCAGTAAAACTGCGGTATTATTCGCCAACAGGAAACACTCGTTATCAAAAATACCGAATAAACCTTTTTTCACTTTTACTCCTTGCGCTGTTCTTTTCCGCAACCGCCTACATTTGTTTTTTTTAG